Proteins encoded by one window of Superficieibacter sp. HKU1:
- the phoP gene encoding two-component system response regulator PhoP, with the protein MRVLVVEDNPLLRHHLKVQLQEMGHQVDAAEDAREADYYLGEHVPDIAIVDLGLPDEDGLSLIRRWRSHGVSLPLLVLTAREGWQDKVEVLSAGADDYVTKPFHIEEVAARMQALLRRNSGLASQVISLPPFQVDLSRRELSVSDETIKLTAFEYTIMETLIRNHGKVVSKDALMLQLYPDAELRESHTIDVLMGRLRKKIQTRYPHDVITTVRGQGYRFELPE; encoded by the coding sequence ATGCGCGTACTCGTTGTAGAAGATAATCCGCTGCTGCGTCATCATCTTAAAGTCCAGCTTCAGGAGATGGGCCATCAGGTCGATGCTGCCGAAGATGCCCGCGAGGCGGATTATTATCTTGGTGAGCATGTTCCTGACATTGCCATTGTCGATTTGGGATTGCCGGATGAAGATGGCCTGTCGTTAATCCGACGCTGGCGCAGCCATGGCGTTTCCCTCCCGCTGCTGGTGCTGACCGCCCGTGAAGGCTGGCAGGATAAAGTCGAAGTGTTAAGCGCAGGCGCGGATGATTACGTCACCAAACCGTTTCATATCGAGGAAGTGGCCGCCAGAATGCAGGCGCTGTTACGGCGAAATAGCGGGCTGGCCTCGCAGGTGATTTCTCTGCCGCCGTTCCAGGTCGATCTTTCCCGCCGTGAGCTCTCCGTCAGTGATGAAACCATCAAACTTACCGCCTTTGAATATACGATTATGGAAACGCTGATCCGCAATCACGGTAAAGTGGTCAGCAAAGATGCGCTAATGCTCCAGCTTTATCCGGATGCGGAACTGCGTGAAAGCCATACGATTGATGTGCTGATGGGCCGGCTGCGCAAAAAAATTCAGACCCGCTACCCGCACGACGTCATTACCACCGTGCGCGGCCAGGGCTACCGTTTCGAACTTCCGGAATGA
- the potB gene encoding spermidine/putrescine ABC transporter permease PotB — MKNTSKFQNVVIATIVGWLVLFVFLPNLMIIATSFLTRDDANFVKLVFTLDNYARLVDPLYFQVLLHSLNMALIATVACLALGYPFAWFLARLPQKVRPLLLFLLIVPFWTNSLIRIYGLKIFLSTKGYLNEFLLWLGVIETPIRIMFTPSAVIIGLVYILLPFMVMPLYSSIEKLDKPLLEAAKDLGANKMQTFVRIILPLTMPGIIAGCLLVMLPAMGLFYVSDLMGGAKNLLIGNVIKSQFLNIRDWPFGSATSITLTVVMGLMLLVYWRASRLLNKKVELE; from the coding sequence ATGAAGAACACAAGTAAATTCCAGAATGTGGTGATTGCCACTATCGTTGGTTGGCTTGTGTTGTTTGTTTTTCTGCCCAACCTGATGATCATCGCCACCAGCTTCCTGACTCGCGACGACGCGAACTTCGTTAAGCTGGTCTTTACGCTGGACAACTATGCCCGACTGGTCGACCCGCTCTATTTTCAGGTGCTGCTGCACTCCTTGAATATGGCGCTGATCGCCACCGTCGCTTGCCTCGCACTGGGCTATCCGTTTGCCTGGTTCCTGGCGAGGCTGCCGCAAAAGGTGCGTCCGCTGCTGCTCTTTTTGCTGATTGTTCCTTTCTGGACCAATTCGCTGATCCGCATCTATGGCCTGAAGATTTTTCTCAGCACCAAAGGCTATCTGAACGAGTTTTTGCTGTGGCTGGGCGTTATTGAAACCCCCATCCGAATTATGTTTACCCCCAGCGCGGTGATTATCGGCCTGGTGTATATCCTGCTGCCGTTTATGGTGATGCCGCTGTACTCCAGTATTGAGAAGCTGGATAAACCGTTGCTGGAAGCAGCGAAAGATCTGGGCGCTAATAAAATGCAAACGTTCGTACGCATCATTCTGCCGCTGACCATGCCGGGTATTATTGCCGGTTGTCTGCTGGTGATGCTGCCAGCGATGGGGCTGTTTTACGTTTCAGATCTGATGGGCGGCGCGAAAAACCTGCTGATCGGTAACGTCATTAAGAGCCAGTTCCTCAATATTCGCGACTGGCCGTTCGGGTCTGCCACCAGCATTACCCTGACGGTAGTGATGGGACTGATGCTGCTGGTTTACTGGCGTGCCTCGCGCCTGCTGAATAAGAAGGTGGAACTGGAATGA
- the purB gene encoding adenylosuccinate lyase gives MELSSLTAVSPVDGRYGDKVSALRGIFSEYGLLKFRVQVEVRWLQKLAAHAAIKEVPSFAADANGYLDKIVADFTEEDAARIKTIERTTNHDVKAVEYFLKEKVASVPELHAVSEFIHFACTSEDINNLSHALMLKTARDEVILPYWRKLIDAVKDLAVQYRDIPLLSRTHGQPATPSTLGKEMANVAYRMERQYRQLSQVEILGKINGAVGNYNAHIAAYPEVDWHQFSEEFVTSLGIQWNPYTTQIEPHDYIAELFDCIARFNTILIDFDRDVWGYVALNHFKQKTIAGEIGSSTMPHKVNPIDFENSEGNLGLSNAVLQHLASKLPVSRWQRDLTDSTVLRNLGVGVGYALIAYQSTLKGVSKLEVNRERLLDELDHNWEVLAEPIQTVMRRYGIEKPYEKLKELTRGKRVDAEGMKQFIDGLALPEEEKTRLKAMTPANYLGRAATMVDELK, from the coding sequence ATGGAATTATCCTCACTGACCGCCGTTTCCCCCGTCGATGGACGCTATGGCGATAAAGTCAGCGCGCTGCGCGGCATTTTCAGCGAATACGGTTTGCTGAAATTCCGCGTCCAGGTCGAGGTACGCTGGCTGCAAAAACTGGCCGCGCACGCAGCGATTAAGGAAGTTCCTTCATTTGCTGCCGACGCAAACGGTTACCTTGATAAAATCGTTGCTGACTTTACTGAAGAAGACGCAGCGCGCATCAAAACCATCGAACGCACCACGAATCATGATGTAAAAGCGGTTGAATATTTCCTCAAAGAAAAAGTCGCCAGCGTGCCGGAGCTGCATGCGGTTTCCGAGTTCATTCACTTCGCCTGTACGTCTGAAGATATCAATAACCTCTCCCACGCGCTGATGCTGAAAACCGCGCGCGACGAGGTGATCCTGCCCTACTGGCGCAAGCTGATTGATGCGGTTAAAGATCTTGCCGTCCAGTATCGCGATATTCCCCTGCTCTCCCGCACCCACGGTCAGCCGGCTACGCCGTCCACGCTGGGTAAAGAGATGGCGAACGTTGCGTACCGGATGGAGCGTCAATACCGCCAGCTTAGCCAGGTCGAGATCCTTGGCAAAATTAACGGTGCGGTGGGTAACTATAACGCGCATATTGCGGCCTATCCGGAAGTGGACTGGCACCAGTTCAGCGAGGAGTTCGTCACGTCGCTGGGCATTCAGTGGAACCCGTACACGACTCAGATCGAACCGCATGACTATATTGCCGAACTGTTTGACTGCATCGCACGTTTCAATACTATCCTGATCGATTTCGATCGCGACGTATGGGGTTATGTGGCGCTCAATCACTTCAAGCAGAAAACTATCGCCGGTGAAATCGGCTCTTCCACCATGCCGCACAAAGTAAACCCGATTGATTTTGAGAACTCCGAAGGCAATCTGGGCCTGTCCAATGCTGTCCTGCAGCACCTGGCCAGCAAACTGCCAGTCTCCCGCTGGCAGCGCGACCTGACCGACTCCACCGTTCTGCGTAACCTTGGCGTTGGCGTGGGCTACGCGCTGATTGCGTATCAATCTACCCTGAAAGGCGTCAGCAAACTGGAAGTGAACCGCGAGCGTCTGCTGGACGAACTGGATCACAACTGGGAAGTGCTGGCTGAGCCAATCCAGACGGTGATGCGCCGTTACGGCATTGAAAAACCGTATGAGAAACTGAAAGAGCTGACGCGCGGCAAACGCGTCGATGCGGAAGGTATGAAACAGTTTATCGACGGTCTGGCCTTACCGGAAGAAGAGAAAACCCGCCTGAAAGCTATGACCCCGGCCAATTATCTTGGTCGTGCCGCCACCATGGTTGATGAGCTAAAATAA
- the phoQ gene encoding two-component system sensor histidine kinase PhoQ: protein MNRLLRHFLPLSLRIRFLLATAAIVLILSLAYGMVALVGYSVSFDKTTYRLLRGESNLFYTLARWENGTLSIDLPENLAQQSPSVALIYDDKGTLLWAQHNLPWLIQRIRPEWLKTNGFQEIEANVDFSSSLLRDDREVGDKLEEIRREADPDDEMTHSVAVNIYPATARMPRLTIVIVDTIPIELKSSYMVWNWFFYVLIANLLLVIPLLWVAAWWSLRPLEALAKEVRELEEHHREALNPETTRELTHLVRNLNRLLKTERERNEKYRTTLTDLTHSLKTPLAVLQSTLRSLRSEKISVAEAEPVMLDQISRISQQIGYFLHRASMRGGNIMLSRELHPVASLLDNLTSAMNKVYQRKGVSISLDISPEISFVGEKNDFMEVCGNVLDNACKYCLEFVEISARQTEEHLHIIIEDDGPGIPQSKRELVFDRGQRIDTLRPGQGVGLSVAREIVEQYDGKIVTEESLLGGARMEIIFGRQHPGNQNG from the coding sequence ATGAACCGTCTGCTACGGCATTTTTTGCCGCTTTCCCTGCGTATCCGCTTTTTGCTGGCAACGGCGGCTATCGTATTAATTCTCTCTCTGGCCTACGGCATGGTGGCGCTGGTCGGCTATAGCGTCAGCTTTGATAAAACCACCTATCGCCTGCTGCGTGGGGAGAGCAATTTATTTTATACCCTCGCAAGGTGGGAGAACGGCACGCTAAGCATTGACCTGCCGGAAAATCTGGCGCAGCAAAGTCCATCTGTCGCGCTGATTTATGACGATAAAGGCACATTGCTCTGGGCGCAGCATAACCTTCCCTGGCTCATCCAGCGCATCCGCCCGGAGTGGCTCAAAACCAACGGATTTCAGGAAATCGAAGCGAATGTGGATTTCAGTAGCAGTCTGCTGCGTGACGATCGGGAGGTGGGAGATAAGCTTGAGGAAATACGTCGCGAAGCCGATCCGGACGATGAAATGACGCACTCGGTGGCGGTCAATATTTATCCGGCCACCGCCAGAATGCCACGATTAACCATTGTCATCGTCGACACCATTCCGATTGAGCTAAAAAGCTCTTATATGGTCTGGAACTGGTTCTTCTATGTGCTGATTGCCAACTTACTGCTGGTGATCCCGCTGCTCTGGGTCGCGGCATGGTGGAGTTTACGCCCGCTGGAGGCGCTGGCGAAAGAGGTTCGCGAACTGGAGGAACATCACCGCGAGGCGCTGAATCCTGAAACCACGCGTGAACTTACTCATCTGGTGCGCAACCTTAACCGCTTGCTGAAGACGGAGCGCGAGCGTAACGAAAAGTACCGTACCACTCTTACCGATCTGACGCACAGTTTAAAAACGCCGCTCGCCGTGCTGCAAAGTACGCTGCGATCTTTGCGTAGCGAAAAAATCAGCGTTGCCGAGGCTGAGCCGGTGATGCTCGATCAAATCAGCCGCATTTCACAGCAAATTGGCTATTTTCTGCATCGCGCCAGTATGCGCGGTGGCAATATTATGCTGAGCCGCGAACTGCATCCGGTGGCGTCGCTGCTGGATAACCTGACGTCTGCGATGAACAAAGTTTATCAACGCAAAGGGGTCAGTATTTCGCTGGATATTTCACCGGAAATCAGTTTCGTCGGTGAAAAAAACGATTTTATGGAAGTGTGTGGCAATGTACTGGATAACGCCTGCAAATACTGCCTCGAGTTTGTTGAAATCTCCGCTCGCCAGACGGAGGAACACCTGCATATTATTATTGAAGATGATGGTCCCGGCATTCCGCAAAGCAAACGCGAACTGGTGTTCGATCGCGGGCAGCGCATTGATACGTTACGTCCTGGCCAGGGCGTGGGGCTTTCTGTTGCGCGGGAAATCGTCGAACAATACGATGGTAAAATTGTCACCGAAGAAAGTTTGCTCGGCGGCGCGCGGATGGAAATCATCTTTGGTCGACAGCATCCGGGTAATCAAAACGGTTAA
- the pepT gene encoding peptidase T yields MEKLLERFLQYVSLDTQSKPGVRQVPSTEGQWKLLHLLKAQLEEMGLVNVTLSDKGTVMGTLPANIDGNIPAIGFISHVDTSPDFSGKNVNPQIIEGYRGGDIALGIGDEVLSPVMFPVLHQMLGQTLITTDGKTLLGADDKAGVAEIMTALAVLKGKNIPHGDIRVAFTPDEEVGKGAKHFDVDQFGAQWAYTVDGGGVGELEFENFNAASVTIKIVGNNVHPGTAKGVMVNALSLASRIHAEVPAEESPEHTEGYEGFYHLTSIKGSVDRAEMHYIVRDFDRKQFEARKRKMMEIAKKVGKGLHPDCYIELIIEDSYYNMHEKVAEHPHIIDIAKQAMLDCHIEPDMKPIRGGTDGSQLSFMGLPCPNLFTGGYNYHGKHEFVSLEGMEKAVQVIVRIAELTTRHSANVA; encoded by the coding sequence ATGGAAAAATTACTTGAGCGTTTTTTACAGTACGTTTCTCTGGATACGCAATCGAAGCCTGGCGTGCGTCAGGTGCCGAGTACCGAAGGACAATGGAAGCTGTTGCATTTGCTCAAAGCCCAGCTTGAGGAGATGGGGCTGGTTAACGTTACCCTTAGTGATAAAGGCACCGTGATGGGCACGCTGCCTGCTAATATTGATGGCAATATCCCGGCAATCGGGTTTATCTCCCACGTCGACACATCGCCGGATTTTAGCGGAAAAAACGTCAATCCGCAGATCATCGAAGGTTATCGGGGTGGAGATATCGCGTTGGGCATTGGTGATGAAGTATTGTCTCCAGTGATGTTTCCAGTGCTGCATCAGATGCTGGGCCAGACGCTGATCACGACCGACGGTAAAACGCTGCTCGGTGCGGATGACAAAGCGGGTGTGGCTGAGATCATGACCGCACTGGCGGTGCTGAAGGGCAAAAATATCCCTCACGGCGATATCCGCGTAGCCTTTACGCCGGATGAAGAGGTCGGCAAAGGTGCGAAGCATTTTGACGTCGACCAGTTCGGCGCGCAGTGGGCCTATACCGTTGACGGCGGCGGCGTGGGCGAACTGGAATTCGAAAACTTCAATGCGGCCTCGGTGACGATCAAAATCGTCGGCAATAACGTGCATCCGGGGACGGCGAAAGGGGTGATGGTCAACGCCCTCTCGCTGGCGTCACGCATTCACGCAGAAGTGCCTGCTGAAGAAAGTCCTGAACATACCGAAGGCTATGAAGGTTTTTATCATCTTACCAGCATAAAAGGCAGCGTTGATCGTGCTGAAATGCACTACATCGTGCGCGATTTTGACCGTAAGCAGTTTGAAGCCCGCAAGCGCAAGATGATGGAAATCGCCAAAAAAGTCGGCAAGGGGCTGCATCCGGATTGCTACATTGAGCTGATCATTGAAGACAGTTATTACAATATGCATGAAAAAGTGGCTGAACATCCGCATATTATTGATATCGCAAAACAGGCGATGCTTGACTGCCATATCGAACCGGACATGAAGCCCATTCGCGGCGGCACCGACGGCTCCCAGCTCTCCTTTATGGGACTACCGTGCCCGAACCTGTTTACCGGCGGCTATAACTACCACGGGAAACATGAATTTGTATCGCTCGAAGGAATGGAGAAAGCGGTACAGGTGATTGTGCGAATCGCGGAATTAACAACCAGGCACAGCGCTAACGTGGCCTGA
- the cobB gene encoding Sir2 family NAD+-dependent deacetylase, translated as MQSRRLHRLSRFRRNKRRLRERLRQRIFFRDRVPEEMDKPRVVVLTGAGISAESGIRTFRAADGLWEEHRVEDVATPEGFARDPALVQAFYNARRRQLQQAEIMPNAAHLALAKLEEALGDRFLLVTQNIDNLHERAGNKHIVHMHGELLKVRCSWSGQVLEWTGDVTPDDKCHCCQFPAPLRPHVVWFGEMPLGMDEIYSALAMADVFIAIGTSGHVYPAAGFVHEARLHGAHTVELNLEPSQVGSEFEEKHYGLASEVVPAFVEKMLKGL; from the coding sequence ATGCAGTCGCGCCGCCTACATCGATTAAGCCGTTTTCGCCGTAACAAACGCCGACTGCGCGAGCGTCTGCGTCAACGCATTTTCTTCAGAGACAGGGTGCCAGAAGAGATGGATAAACCAAGAGTCGTGGTTCTGACCGGTGCCGGAATATCAGCCGAGTCAGGGATCCGCACCTTTCGTGCGGCGGATGGCTTATGGGAAGAGCATCGGGTCGAAGACGTGGCGACGCCGGAAGGTTTCGCCCGCGATCCCGCGCTGGTTCAGGCATTTTACAACGCCCGTCGTCGGCAGCTTCAGCAGGCTGAAATTATGCCAAACGCGGCTCATCTGGCGCTGGCTAAGCTTGAAGAGGCGCTCGGCGATCGCTTTCTGCTGGTGACGCAGAATATTGATAATCTGCATGAGCGCGCGGGTAATAAACATATCGTGCATATGCACGGCGAACTGCTGAAAGTCCGCTGCTCGTGGAGCGGGCAGGTGCTGGAGTGGACCGGTGACGTCACGCCGGACGATAAATGCCACTGCTGCCAGTTTCCCGCGCCGCTGCGCCCGCACGTAGTATGGTTCGGTGAAATGCCGCTCGGCATGGACGAAATTTACAGCGCGCTGGCAATGGCGGATGTTTTTATCGCCATCGGCACTTCCGGGCACGTTTACCCGGCGGCGGGCTTTGTCCACGAAGCCCGCTTACACGGCGCGCATACGGTAGAGCTGAATCTCGAACCCAGCCAGGTCGGTAGCGAGTTTGAAGAGAAGCATTACGGGCTGGCGAGCGAAGTGGTGCCGGCGTTTGTGGAGAAAATGCTGAAAGGTTTATAA
- the potA gene encoding spermidine/putrescine ABC transporter ATP-binding protein PotA, protein MGQSHKLNTQPRSLSPLVQLAGINKSFDGKKVIADFNLTINNGEFLTLLGPSGCGKTTVLRLIAGLENVDTGRIRLEDLDITDVPAENRHVNTVFQSYALFPHMTVFENVAFGLRMQKTPAAEITPRVTEALHMVQLEEFAQRKPHQLSGGQQQRVAIARAVVNKPRLLLLDESLSALDYKLRKQMQNELKALQRKLGITFVFVTHDQEEALTMSDRIVVMRDGRIEQDGTPREIYEEPKNLFVASFIGEINIFNATVIERLDERRVRASVEGRECNIDVNFAVDKGQNLNVLLRPEDLRVEEINDGSEVEGLVGYVRERNYKGMTLESVVELENGKMVLVSEFFNEDDPDFDHSLDQKMAINWVESWEVVLADEEHK, encoded by the coding sequence ATGGGACAGAGTCATAAATTGAATACACAACCGCGTTCGCTTTCACCACTGGTGCAACTGGCGGGAATTAATAAAAGCTTTGATGGTAAGAAGGTTATCGCAGATTTTAACCTGACCATCAACAACGGCGAATTCCTTACCCTCCTTGGCCCCTCTGGCTGCGGTAAAACAACCGTTCTGCGCCTGATTGCCGGGCTGGAAAATGTCGATACCGGCCGCATTCGTCTGGAAGATCTGGATATTACCGATGTTCCGGCTGAAAATCGCCACGTCAATACCGTCTTTCAAAGCTATGCGCTTTTCCCGCATATGACCGTTTTTGAAAACGTGGCATTTGGTCTGCGGATGCAAAAAACGCCTGCCGCTGAAATCACGCCCCGCGTCACCGAAGCGCTGCATATGGTGCAACTCGAAGAGTTTGCCCAGCGCAAACCACACCAGCTCTCCGGCGGACAACAGCAGCGCGTGGCTATCGCCCGCGCGGTGGTCAACAAGCCTCGCCTGCTGCTGCTGGATGAATCGCTTTCCGCGCTGGATTACAAGCTGCGCAAGCAGATGCAGAATGAACTTAAAGCCCTTCAGCGCAAGCTCGGGATCACCTTTGTCTTTGTCACCCACGATCAGGAAGAAGCCCTGACCATGTCAGACCGCATCGTAGTGATGCGCGACGGGCGCATTGAGCAGGACGGCACGCCGCGTGAAATTTACGAAGAGCCGAAGAACCTGTTCGTCGCCAGTTTCATTGGCGAAATCAATATATTTAATGCCACGGTCATCGAGCGTCTCGACGAACGCCGCGTGCGTGCCAGCGTTGAAGGCCGGGAATGTAATATCGACGTCAACTTTGCCGTCGACAAAGGCCAGAATCTGAACGTCCTGCTGCGCCCGGAAGATCTGCGCGTTGAAGAGATTAACGACGGCAGCGAGGTCGAAGGGCTGGTAGGTTACGTACGCGAGCGTAACTACAAAGGCATGACCCTGGAGTCCGTGGTCGAGCTGGAAAATGGCAAGATGGTGCTGGTCAGTGAGTTCTTCAACGAAGACGATCCGGATTTCGATCACTCACTGGATCAGAAAATGGCGATTAACTGGGTAGAGAGCTGGGAGGTTGTACTGGCTGATGAAGAACACAAGTAA
- the potC gene encoding spermidine/putrescine ABC transporter permease PotC: protein MIGRLLRGGFMSAIYAYLYIPIIILIVNSFNSSRFGINWQGFTTKWYSLLVNNDSLLQAAQHSLTMAVFSATLATLIGSLTAVALYRYRFRGKPFVSGMLFVVMMSPDIVMAISLLVLFMMLGIELGFWSLLFSHITFCLPFVVVTVYSRLKGFDVRMLEAAKDLGASEMTILRKIILPLAMPAVAAGWLLSFTLSMDDVVVSSFVTGPAYEILPLKIYSMVKVGVSPEVNALATILLVLSLVMVIASQLIARDKTRGR from the coding sequence ATGATCGGTCGACTGCTGCGCGGCGGTTTTATGTCCGCCATCTATGCTTATTTATATATTCCGATCATTATTCTGATCGTGAACTCCTTTAACAGTTCGCGCTTCGGTATCAACTGGCAGGGTTTTACCACCAAATGGTATAGCCTGCTGGTAAATAATGACAGCCTGTTACAGGCGGCACAGCATTCGCTGACCATGGCGGTGTTTTCGGCAACCCTGGCGACGCTGATTGGCTCATTGACTGCCGTGGCGCTGTATCGCTACCGTTTTCGCGGCAAGCCTTTCGTTAGCGGGATGCTGTTTGTCGTGATGATGTCGCCGGATATTGTAATGGCGATTTCCCTGCTGGTGCTGTTTATGATGCTGGGGATCGAGCTGGGATTCTGGTCGCTGCTCTTTTCGCATATCACTTTCTGCCTGCCCTTCGTGGTGGTGACGGTCTATTCACGCCTGAAAGGGTTTGATGTGCGGATGCTGGAAGCGGCGAAAGACCTGGGGGCCAGCGAGATGACGATCCTGCGTAAAATCATTCTGCCGCTGGCAATGCCCGCGGTAGCCGCTGGCTGGTTGCTCAGCTTTACCCTGTCGATGGATGACGTTGTGGTATCGTCGTTTGTGACCGGTCCGGCCTATGAAATTCTGCCGCTGAAAATTTATTCGATGGTCAAAGTTGGCGTATCACCTGAAGTGAATGCGCTGGCGACGATTTTACTGGTTTTGTCGCTGGTTATGGTGATTGCCAGCCAGCTTATTGCACGTGATAAAACAAGGGGACGTTAA
- the potD gene encoding spermidine/putrescine ABC transporter substrate-binding protein PotD, translating into MIKWSRHLLAAGALAFGMSAAHADDAKTLYFYNWTEYVPPGLLEQFTKETGIKVIYSTYESNETMYAKLKTYKDGAYDLVVPSTYFVDKMRKEGMIQKIDKSQLSNFKNLDPEVLNKPFDPNNDYSIPYIWGATAIGINSDEVDPKSVTSWADLWKPEYKGSLLLTDDAREVFQIALRKLGYSGNTTDPKEIEAAYKELQKLMPNVAAFNSDNPANPYMEGEVNLGMVWNGSAYVARQAGTPLQVVWPKEGGIFWMDSLAIPANAKNKEGALKLINFLLRPDVAKEVAETIGYPTPNLAARKLLSPDVANDKTLYPDAETISKGEWQNDVGDASAIYEQYYQKLKAGR; encoded by the coding sequence ATGATTAAATGGTCACGCCACCTGCTGGCTGCGGGCGCACTGGCCTTCGGCATGAGCGCCGCCCACGCCGACGACGCCAAAACGCTGTATTTCTACAACTGGACCGAGTATGTACCGCCGGGCCTGCTGGAGCAGTTCACCAAAGAGACCGGGATTAAGGTTATCTATTCGACCTATGAGTCGAATGAAACCATGTATGCCAAACTGAAGACCTATAAAGACGGCGCGTACGATCTGGTGGTCCCGTCCACCTATTTCGTCGATAAAATGCGCAAAGAAGGGATGATCCAGAAGATCGACAAATCCCAGCTTTCCAACTTCAAAAATCTCGATCCGGAAGTGCTGAATAAACCATTCGATCCGAATAATGACTACTCCATTCCTTACATCTGGGGCGCGACCGCGATTGGTATTAACAGCGACGAAGTCGATCCGAAAAGCGTGACCAGCTGGGCCGACCTGTGGAAACCGGAGTATAAAGGCAGTCTGCTGCTGACTGATGACGCACGCGAAGTCTTCCAGATCGCTCTGCGCAAACTCGGTTATTCCGGCAATACCACCGATCCTAAAGAGATCGAAGCCGCCTATAAAGAGCTGCAAAAGCTGATGCCAAACGTCGCCGCGTTCAACTCCGACAACCCGGCCAACCCGTATATGGAAGGCGAAGTGAACCTGGGGATGGTATGGAACGGCTCAGCCTACGTCGCCCGTCAGGCGGGGACGCCGCTGCAGGTAGTCTGGCCGAAAGAAGGCGGTATTTTCTGGATGGACAGTCTTGCCATTCCGGCTAACGCGAAAAACAAAGAAGGCGCGCTGAAGCTGATCAACTTCCTGCTGCGCCCGGACGTGGCGAAAGAAGTGGCGGAAACCATCGGTTATCCGACGCCTAACCTCGCCGCGCGCAAGCTGCTGAGCCCGGACGTCGCGAACGATAAAACGCTTTATCCGGATGCTGAGACCATCAGCAAGGGTGAGTGGCAGAACGACGTCGGCGACGCCAGCGCGATTTACGAGCAGTATTATCAGAAGCTGAAAGCGGGACGTTAA
- a CDS encoding cupin domain-containing protein, with the protein MDYQLALNWPDFIERYWQKRPVVLKRGFANFVDPISPDELAGLAMENEVDSRLVSHQDGKWQLSHGPFESYDHLGENDWSLLVQAVNQWHEPTAALMRPFRALPDWRVDDLMISFSVPGGGVGPHLDQYDVFIIQGTGRRRWRVGEKVPMKQHCPHPDLLQVDPFEAIIDEELEPGDILYIPPGFPHEGYSLENSMNYSVGFHAPNARELISGFADYVLQRELGSFRYSDPEIPSRDHPADILPQELDKLRGMMLDLINQPEHFSQWFGEFITQARHELDIAPPEPPYQPDEIYDALKQGDKLVRLGGLRVLRIGDEVFANGEKIDSPHRPALEALSSRIVLSGEHFGDALEDPSFLAMLAALVNSGYWFFED; encoded by the coding sequence ATGGACTATCAATTAGCATTAAACTGGCCCGATTTTATTGAACGCTACTGGCAAAAACGCCCGGTAGTGCTGAAACGGGGTTTCGCCAATTTTGTGGATCCTATCTCTCCCGACGAGCTGGCCGGTCTGGCGATGGAAAACGAAGTCGACAGCCGTCTGGTCAGTCACCAGGATGGTAAATGGCAGCTCAGCCACGGCCCTTTTGAAAGCTACGATCACCTGGGTGAAAATGACTGGTCGCTGCTGGTGCAGGCCGTCAATCAGTGGCATGAGCCGACTGCGGCGCTGATGCGTCCTTTCCGTGCTCTCCCCGACTGGCGCGTGGACGATCTGATGATCTCCTTTTCCGTACCGGGTGGCGGTGTGGGTCCGCATCTCGATCAGTATGATGTGTTTATTATCCAGGGTACCGGCCGCCGCCGCTGGCGCGTCGGCGAGAAAGTGCCAATGAAGCAGCACTGTCCGCATCCTGACCTGCTGCAGGTCGATCCATTCGAAGCGATTATCGACGAGGAACTGGAGCCCGGCGATATTCTGTATATTCCGCCAGGATTCCCGCATGAGGGTTATTCGCTGGAAAACTCGATGAATTATTCGGTGGGGTTCCATGCGCCCAATGCCCGCGAGCTGATCAGCGGGTTTGCCGATTATGTTCTGCAACGTGAACTGGGCAGTTTCCGCTACAGCGATCCGGAGATACCTTCGCGCGATCATCCGGCAGATATTCTGCCGCAAGAGCTGGATAAGCTGCGCGGTATGATGCTGGATCTGATTAACCAGCCGGAGCATTTCAGCCAGTGGTTTGGTGAGTTTATCACCCAGGCGCGTCACGAGCTAGATATTGCTCCGCCGGAGCCGCCTTACCAGCCGGACGAAATTTACGACGCACTGAAGCAGGGCGACAAGCTGGTACGCCTTGGCGGCCTGCGCGTGCTGCGGATTGGTGACGAAGTGTTTGCCAACGGTGAAAAAATCGACTCCCCTCACCGTCCGGCGCTCGAAGCGCTTTCCAGCCGTATTGTGCTGAGCGGTGAACATTTTGGCGACGCGCTGGAAGACCCTTCTTTCCTCGCAATGCTGGCCGCGCTGGTCAATAGCGGATACTGGTTCTTCGAGGATTAA